The following are encoded together in the Lathyrus oleraceus cultivar Zhongwan6 chromosome 3, CAAS_Psat_ZW6_1.0, whole genome shotgun sequence genome:
- the LOC127129970 gene encoding uncharacterized protein LOC127129970, which translates to MTLEQLEANQVSVRTNIDFMQEKMDRLLETMLLLAQEEKDVETNIEARRVTAQFGSPSLSIPGVTDLDGNHAHPKGAPIPIPIPMVNVNTPKHSSASARHGSVRGNEDQYDAFFMPQPTKPVVGGLLDLAVERLHALEEKLKSLEVHTTPDLDVVDMCLVPGLVIPQKFKVPDFDKYKGVSCHRTHLRAYCCKMRPTSAMTNS; encoded by the coding sequence ATGACACTCGAACAACTTGAGGCAAACCAAGTTTCAGTGAGAACAAACATTGACTTTATGCAGGAAAAGATGGATCGTTTGCTTGAGACTATGTTGCTCTTAGCCCAGGAGGAAAAGGATGTTGAAACTAACATCGAAGCCAGAAGAGTTACTGCTCAGTTTGGATCGCCATCGCTTAGCATCCCTGGAGTAACTGACCTCGATGGTAATCATGCTCATCCTAAAGGAGCACCTATCCCTATTCCTATTCCAATGGTCAATGTGAATACCCCTAAACATTCTTCTGCATCTGCTCGACATGGATCCGTGAGGGGTAATGAGGATCAGTATGATgctttcttcatgccacaacccaCCAAACCTGTTGTTGGAGGCCTCCTAGACCTAGCTGTTGAAAGACTTCATGCTTTAGAAGAGAAACtcaagtccttggaggttcacactactcccgaTTTGGATGTTGTTGATATGTGTCTGGTGCCAGGCCTAGTGATTCCCCAAAAGTTCAAAGTTCCGGATTTTGACAAATACAAAGGGGTTAGCTGCCATAGAACTCACCTCAGAGCGTACTGTTGCAAGATGCGGCCCACATCAGCAATGACCAACtcttga